A window of Pseudodesulfovibrio hydrargyri contains these coding sequences:
- a CDS encoding BMP family lipoprotein — MKRTTMLPVLVLSAFLLMSGLAFAKDFTIGLILVGPYNDKGYSQAQYEGGKYVEAHMDGAKLIYLDKVNPADRPGLTIPQVADDLIEKGADLIIAGSDDMKDGILEAAAMHPDKTFVHVSGDSAWSGKAPANLGNLFGKMIYAKMMGGFTAAMTTQTGKIGVVGPLINEETRRLMSAAYLGARYAWTEVRGKDIKDLTFNVKWIGFWFNIPGVTADPTQVAGSLYDAGYDVLISGIDTPEVVTVAKQRADAGKRVWALPYDYEKACEGQGGICLGVPYFNWGPGFLKLAKSVADGSYKPGFEWDAPYWADINDHDKSPVGFMPGPGMSAETKAELARFTAGLGSGELNLFTGPLNYQDGTPFLKAGEKAADKRIWYMEQLLEGMEGQSSPE; from the coding sequence ATGAAACGGACAACCATGCTGCCGGTCCTGGTCCTGAGCGCCTTTTTGCTCATGTCCGGGCTGGCCTTCGCCAAGGATTTCACCATCGGCCTGATCCTGGTCGGCCCCTACAACGACAAGGGGTACAGCCAGGCCCAGTATGAGGGCGGCAAGTACGTCGAGGCCCACATGGACGGCGCCAAACTGATCTACCTCGACAAGGTCAACCCGGCCGACCGCCCCGGCCTGACCATCCCGCAGGTGGCCGACGACCTGATCGAAAAGGGCGCGGACCTGATCATCGCCGGTTCCGACGACATGAAGGACGGCATCCTGGAGGCCGCGGCCATGCACCCGGACAAGACCTTCGTGCACGTGTCCGGCGACTCCGCCTGGTCCGGCAAGGCCCCGGCCAACCTGGGCAACCTGTTCGGCAAGATGATCTACGCCAAGATGATGGGCGGTTTCACCGCGGCCATGACCACCCAGACCGGCAAGATCGGCGTGGTCGGCCCGCTGATCAATGAAGAGACCCGCCGCCTGATGTCCGCCGCCTACCTGGGCGCGCGCTACGCCTGGACCGAGGTGCGCGGCAAGGACATCAAGGACCTGACTTTCAACGTCAAGTGGATCGGCTTCTGGTTCAACATCCCCGGCGTGACCGCGGACCCCACCCAGGTGGCCGGTTCCCTGTATGACGCCGGTTACGACGTGCTCATCTCCGGCATCGACACCCCCGAGGTCGTGACCGTGGCCAAGCAGCGCGCCGACGCGGGCAAGCGGGTCTGGGCCCTGCCCTACGACTATGAAAAGGCCTGCGAGGGCCAGGGCGGCATCTGCCTCGGCGTGCCCTACTTCAACTGGGGCCCGGGCTTCCTCAAGCTCGCCAAGTCCGTGGCCGACGGCTCCTACAAGCCCGGCTTCGAATGGGACGCTCCCTACTGGGCCGACATCAACGACCACGACAAGTCCCCGGTGGGCTTCATGCCCGGCCCGGGCATGTCCGCCGAGACCAAGGCCGAACTGGCCAGGTTCACCGCCGGGCTCGGCTCCGGCGAGCTGAACCTCTTCACCGGCCCGCTCAATTACCAGGACGGCACCCCGTTCCTCAAGGCCGGGGAAAAGGCCGCCGACAAGCGGATCTGGTACATGGAGCAGCTGCTCGAGGGCATGGAAGGACAGTCCTCCCCCGAATAG
- the greA gene encoding transcription elongation factor GreA: MDRIPISKQGFEKISQELEDLKAQRPAIIQAIAEARAEGDLSENAGYDAARERQGMLEARITYINSHMPLFDVLDLDALSGERAIFGATVVVEDIDTEERRTFTLLGPDDADHKKGSISVLSPMGKAILGKEEGDEVIVDAPRGRIEYEIVSVEFRGSAGLK, from the coding sequence ATGGATCGCATTCCCATTTCGAAACAGGGATTTGAAAAGATTTCCCAAGAATTGGAAGATCTGAAGGCCCAACGGCCGGCCATCATCCAGGCGATCGCCGAAGCGCGCGCCGAGGGTGATCTCTCCGAGAACGCCGGGTATGACGCCGCCCGCGAGCGCCAGGGCATGCTCGAGGCGCGCATCACCTACATCAATTCGCACATGCCGCTGTTCGATGTGCTCGACCTGGACGCCCTTTCCGGCGAACGGGCCATATTCGGGGCCACCGTGGTGGTCGAGGACATCGACACCGAGGAGCGGCGCACCTTCACCCTGCTCGGCCCGGACGACGCGGACCACAAGAAGGGCTCCATCTCCGTGCTCTCGCCCATGGGCAAGGCCATCCTGGGCAAGGAGGAGGGCGACGAGGTCATCGTGGACGCCCCGCGCGGGCGCATCGAATACGAGATCGTCTCCGTGGAGTTCCGCGGCTCGGCCGGGTTGAAATAG
- a CDS encoding RluA family pseudouridine synthase, producing MNIPEGLNVVYEDDVLVVVDKPSGLLSVPGKGEANQDCVAARVRARHPGCIDQPSVHRLDQDTSGLLALALTAEAHRDLSGQFMDRLVGKRYIALIDGVVEEEGGTIELRFRLDPDNRPYQVYDPVNGKRGVTRWRRLAVENGRTRVEFMPHTGRTHQLRLHSAHEMGLGFPIVGDRLYGTGTGPGQLKLHASLLRLRHPVTRAPLEFVSPAPF from the coding sequence GTGAACATCCCCGAAGGGCTGAACGTGGTCTATGAGGACGACGTCCTTGTGGTCGTGGACAAGCCGTCCGGCCTGCTGTCCGTGCCCGGCAAGGGCGAGGCCAACCAGGACTGCGTGGCCGCCCGGGTCAGGGCCCGCCATCCCGGCTGCATCGACCAACCCTCGGTCCACCGGCTGGACCAGGACACCTCGGGACTGCTCGCCCTGGCCCTGACCGCCGAGGCCCACCGCGACCTGTCCGGCCAGTTCATGGACCGGCTGGTGGGCAAGCGGTACATCGCGCTCATTGACGGCGTGGTCGAGGAAGAGGGCGGGACCATCGAACTGAGGTTCCGCCTGGACCCGGACAACCGTCCGTACCAGGTCTATGACCCGGTGAACGGCAAGCGCGGCGTGACCCGCTGGCGCAGGCTGGCAGTGGAGAACGGCCGCACCCGGGTGGAGTTCATGCCGCACACCGGGCGCACGCACCAGCTCAGATTGCACTCGGCCCACGAGATGGGGCTCGGCTTTCCCATCGTGGGCGACCGCCTCTACGGCACCGGCACAGGACCGGGCCAGCTCAAGCTCCACGCCTCGCTGCTGCGCCTGCGCCATCCCGTGACCCGCGCCCCCCTGGAATTCGTCTCCCCGGCCCCGTTCTGA
- a CDS encoding glutamine synthetase III family protein: MSGYQTRQNAINAVTNYQPSTETLNFAETSPAEIFGSNVFNEKVMKAMLPKEVYKSLMKTKMNGEKLDPSVAGPVAAAMREWAMAKGATHYTHVFYPLTGLTAEKHDSFLNPDGAGGAIAEFEGKLLIQGEPDASSFPSGGLRATFEARGYTAWDMTNPAYILENPNGTFLCIPTAFVSWKGHALDKKTPLLRANQALNKAGRRFLKLFGADDGSMVVSNAGPEQEYFLVDRNFFFARPDLMVCGRTLFGAKPSKGQELDDHYFGAIPRRVLSFMMEVERELYKLGVPVKTRHNEVAPGQFEIAPVYEQSNLATDHNQMVMTTLKSVAKKHGMACLLHEKPFAGINGSGKHLNYSISTASLGSLYSPGDTPHKNMQFLAVTAATIRAVEKYSKLLRAVVASAGNDHRLGANEAPPAIISIFLGEELAEIFNQIELGDLKGCKAKGCLELGVDTLPPLPMDSGDRNRTSPFAFTGNRFEFRAVGSNQSIAGAQVALNTILAESLDYITDEITKITGGKKSGLKEACQKVLQGIMKQHGHVIFNGDGYADAWQKEAAKRGLPNLKTTPDALPALIDKDVVAVFEKYGVLSKDELHSRYEIYHEQYCQHIVTESLLTIKVAKTIILPSAIRYQGELAQVAASIKAAGIEPRTILLQEVTDKLRDLQQNIVALEKIVAKEDFKSVEEDAKYKVTKTLPAMLAVREVADALEGIVADDLWPLPSYQEMLFIK; encoded by the coding sequence ATGAGCGGATACCAGACTCGTCAGAACGCAATCAATGCGGTGACCAACTATCAACCCAGCACCGAGACCCTGAATTTCGCGGAGACCTCCCCGGCCGAGATCTTCGGCTCCAACGTCTTCAACGAAAAAGTCATGAAGGCCATGCTGCCCAAGGAAGTCTACAAATCCTTGATGAAGACCAAGATGAACGGCGAGAAGCTGGACCCCTCCGTGGCCGGTCCGGTGGCCGCCGCCATGCGCGAATGGGCCATGGCCAAGGGCGCGACGCATTACACCCACGTCTTCTATCCGCTGACCGGCCTGACCGCCGAGAAGCATGACAGCTTCCTGAACCCCGACGGCGCGGGCGGCGCCATCGCCGAATTCGAGGGCAAGCTGCTCATCCAGGGCGAGCCCGACGCCTCCTCCTTCCCGTCCGGCGGCCTGCGCGCCACCTTCGAAGCCCGCGGCTACACCGCCTGGGACATGACCAACCCGGCCTACATCCTCGAGAACCCCAACGGCACCTTCCTGTGCATCCCGACCGCCTTCGTCTCCTGGAAAGGCCACGCCCTGGACAAGAAGACCCCGCTGCTGCGCGCCAACCAGGCCCTGAACAAGGCCGGCCGCCGCTTCCTCAAGCTGTTCGGCGCCGACGACGGCTCCATGGTCGTGTCCAACGCCGGTCCGGAGCAGGAATACTTCCTGGTGGACCGCAACTTCTTCTTCGCCCGCCCCGACCTGATGGTCTGCGGCCGGACCCTGTTCGGCGCCAAGCCCTCCAAGGGCCAGGAGCTGGACGACCACTACTTCGGCGCCATCCCGCGCCGCGTGCTCTCCTTCATGATGGAGGTCGAGCGTGAACTGTACAAGCTGGGCGTGCCGGTCAAGACCCGCCACAACGAAGTGGCCCCCGGCCAGTTCGAGATCGCCCCGGTCTACGAGCAGTCCAACCTGGCCACCGACCACAACCAGATGGTCATGACCACCCTCAAGTCCGTGGCCAAGAAGCACGGCATGGCCTGCCTGCTGCACGAGAAGCCGTTCGCCGGCATCAACGGCTCGGGCAAGCACCTGAACTACTCCATCTCCACCGCCTCCCTGGGCTCCCTGTACTCCCCGGGCGACACCCCGCACAAGAACATGCAGTTCCTGGCGGTCACCGCGGCCACCATCCGCGCCGTGGAAAAATACTCCAAGCTGCTCCGCGCCGTGGTCGCCTCCGCAGGCAACGACCATCGCCTGGGCGCCAACGAGGCCCCGCCGGCCATCATCTCCATCTTCCTGGGTGAGGAGCTGGCCGAGATCTTCAACCAGATCGAACTGGGCGACCTCAAGGGCTGCAAGGCCAAGGGCTGCCTCGAGCTGGGTGTCGACACCCTGCCCCCGCTGCCCATGGATTCCGGCGACCGCAACCGCACCTCCCCGTTCGCCTTCACCGGCAACCGCTTCGAGTTCCGCGCGGTCGGCTCCAACCAGTCCATCGCCGGCGCCCAGGTGGCCCTGAACACCATCCTGGCCGAGTCCCTGGACTACATCACCGACGAGATCACCAAGATCACCGGCGGCAAGAAGTCCGGCCTCAAGGAAGCCTGCCAGAAGGTCCTGCAGGGCATCATGAAGCAGCACGGCCACGTGATCTTCAACGGCGACGGCTACGCCGACGCCTGGCAGAAGGAAGCCGCCAAGCGCGGTCTGCCCAACCTGAAGACCACCCCGGACGCGCTGCCCGCCCTTATCGACAAGGACGTGGTCGCGGTCTTCGAGAAGTACGGCGTCCTGTCCAAGGACGAACTGCACTCCCGCTACGAGATCTACCACGAGCAGTACTGCCAGCACATCGTCACCGAGTCCCTGCTGACCATCAAGGTCGCCAAGACCATCATCCTGCCCTCCGCCATCCGCTACCAGGGCGAACTGGCCCAGGTCGCCGCGTCCATCAAGGCCGCCGGCATCGAGCCCCGCACCATCCTGCTCCAGGAAGTCACCGACAAGCTGCGTGACCTCCAGCAGAACATCGTGGCCCTGGAAAAGATCGTGGCCAAGGAGGACTTCAAGTCCGTCGAGGAAGACGCCAAGTACAAGGTCACCAAGACCCTGCCCGCCATGCTCGCCGTCCGCGAAGTGGCCGACGCCCTCGAAGGCATTGTGGCCGACGACCTCTGGCCCCTGCCCAGCTACCAGGAAATGCTCTTCATCAAGTAA
- a CDS encoding amphi-Trp domain-containing protein produces the protein MSDERLGTNPLDWVTPDAAPARPMTANRPSDETTQPAPPACAAKAAETAAPRTPLFRAHGSNEEMTMGKGKIKIEQTMDTAQVVAYLKDLADSLESGVIRAENENDSLVLGVPDTMQVELKLARKKDKAKCEIELEWLDDGSQAESLKISGE, from the coding sequence ATGAGCGACGAGAGACTCGGGACCAACCCCCTGGACTGGGTCACCCCGGACGCGGCCCCGGCCCGCCCGATGACGGCGAACCGCCCGTCCGACGAAACCACGCAACCCGCTCCCCCGGCCTGCGCCGCCAAGGCCGCCGAAACGGCCGCCCCGCGAACCCCGCTGTTCCGGGCCCACGGGAGCAACGAGGAGATGACTATGGGCAAAGGCAAGATCAAGATCGAACAGACCATGGACACGGCCCAGGTCGTCGCCTACCTCAAGGACCTGGCCGACTCGCTCGAATCCGGCGTCATCCGCGCCGAAAACGAGAACGACTCCCTGGTCCTCGGCGTGCCCGACACCATGCAGGTGGAACTCAAACTCGCCCGCAAAAAAGACAAGGCCAAATGCGAGATCGAACTTGAATGGCTCGACGACGGCTCCCAAGCCGAATCCCTCAAAATCTCCGGCGAATAG
- a CDS encoding ParA family protein → MRIIAVLNQKGGVGKTSTAVNLGGALARQDRRVLLLDLDPQAHLTYSLGIMAHELPRTMGAALMRECPLDAVTMEVGPLKVVPASVALAGTEVDLASATDRETRLRDALSRARDYDFAIIDCPPNLGMLTLNAMVAAGELLVPVQPEFLALQSLGKLMETVKAIREGWNPDLALSGILMTRYQRTRKLNREIRRKIKDYFGDALLETTIRDNISLAEAPSFGKDIFTYKPRSHGAADYRNLALELLRRGAP, encoded by the coding sequence ATGCGCATCATCGCCGTACTGAACCAGAAGGGAGGCGTGGGCAAGACGTCCACGGCCGTGAACCTCGGCGGGGCCCTGGCCCGGCAGGACCGGCGCGTGCTGCTGCTGGACCTCGATCCCCAGGCGCACCTGACCTATTCCCTGGGCATCATGGCCCACGAGCTGCCCCGGACCATGGGCGCGGCCTTGATGCGCGAATGCCCGCTCGACGCCGTGACCATGGAGGTCGGACCGCTCAAGGTGGTCCCCGCCTCCGTGGCCCTGGCCGGGACCGAGGTGGACCTGGCCTCGGCAACGGACCGCGAGACGCGGTTGCGCGACGCACTCTCCCGGGCCCGGGACTACGACTTCGCCATCATCGACTGCCCGCCCAACCTCGGCATGCTCACCCTGAACGCCATGGTCGCGGCGGGCGAACTGCTCGTCCCGGTGCAGCCGGAATTCCTGGCCCTGCAGTCCCTGGGCAAGCTCATGGAGACGGTCAAGGCCATCCGCGAGGGCTGGAACCCGGACCTGGCCCTGTCCGGCATCCTCATGACCCGCTACCAGCGCACCCGCAAGCTCAACCGGGAAATCCGGCGCAAGATCAAGGACTACTTCGGCGACGCCCTGCTGGAAACGACCATCCGCGACAACATTTCCCTGGCCGAGGCCCCCAGCTTCGGCAAGGACATCTTCACCTACAAACCCCGCAGCCACGGGGCCGCCGACTACCGGAACCTGGCCCTGGAACTGCTCCGCAGAGGTGCCCCATGA
- a CDS encoding amphi-Trp domain-containing protein, whose protein sequence is MDKQKISVKKVLEYKDAVSYIEDLAKSFRSGTIVLESGEEHVVMKPAAQVGIKVEAKTKKDKQKISFELSWTEAASADLKIGETVPAVQPEGGAPAIQPEAKPPAAQKPAMAPAKTEAAKVPAKPAPTPVATPETKDAAPQKDAAAKTAARKPVAKKSTPKKSAAKKAAKKSAAGKPPAEKAPAKPAGNK, encoded by the coding sequence ATGGATAAGCAGAAGATCAGCGTCAAGAAGGTCCTGGAATACAAGGACGCCGTGTCCTACATCGAGGACCTGGCCAAGAGCTTCCGGTCCGGCACCATCGTGCTGGAGAGCGGCGAGGAACACGTGGTCATGAAGCCTGCGGCCCAGGTGGGCATCAAGGTGGAGGCCAAGACCAAGAAAGACAAGCAGAAGATTTCCTTTGAACTGAGCTGGACCGAGGCCGCGTCCGCCGACCTGAAGATCGGCGAGACCGTGCCAGCGGTCCAGCCCGAGGGCGGTGCGCCCGCAATCCAGCCCGAGGCCAAGCCCCCGGCGGCCCAAAAGCCCGCCATGGCCCCGGCCAAGACCGAGGCGGCCAAGGTGCCCGCCAAGCCCGCCCCGACGCCCGTAGCCACCCCCGAAACCAAGGACGCCGCGCCTCAAAAGGATGCGGCCGCGAAGACGGCGGCCCGGAAACCCGTGGCCAAAAAGTCGACCCCGAAAAAGAGCGCGGCCAAGAAGGCGGCCAAAAAGTCCGCCGCCGGGAAACCCCCTGCCGAGAAAGCACCGGCCAAACCCGCCGGGAACAAATAA
- a CDS encoding GAK system CofD-like protein, with amino-acid sequence MRIRVTRDVTIPDPRKLEQFRRAPELGPSVLFFSGGTALRDTSRELIRYTHNSIHLITPFDSGGSSAVIRKAFAMPAVGDIRNRLMALADQSVKGNPEIYALFTHRLPKDGEPDALRGELDAMAAGVHPLVRRIPDPMRKIIRNHFYEFLERMPADFDLGGASIGNLVLTAGYLSNRRQLDPVVYLFSKLVQVCGVVRPTVNKDLHLAVRLTDGRTIVGQHLITGKESAPLKAAVEDIWLTSSLDSGERVRTAIRNKVKEWIGKADLICYPPGSFYSSVVANLLADGVGRAVAANTCPKIFVPSTGADPETPGMSVADRAEVLCRHLRADAGAGNGEVLGYVLVDAKNGRYAGGIDKKRLEERGFTVIEAPLVTEQSAPDIDGRALSEFLLSLC; translated from the coding sequence GTGCGCATTCGAGTCACCAGGGACGTCACCATCCCGGACCCCCGCAAGCTTGAGCAGTTCAGGCGGGCCCCCGAACTCGGGCCGTCCGTGCTCTTCTTCAGCGGCGGCACGGCATTGCGGGACACCTCCCGGGAGCTCATCCGCTACACCCACAACTCCATCCACCTGATCACCCCGTTCGACTCGGGCGGCAGTTCGGCGGTCATCCGCAAGGCCTTCGCCATGCCCGCCGTGGGCGACATCCGCAACCGGCTCATGGCCCTGGCCGACCAGTCGGTCAAGGGCAACCCCGAGATATACGCCCTGTTCACCCACCGGCTGCCCAAGGACGGCGAGCCCGACGCCCTGCGCGGGGAGCTGGACGCCATGGCCGCCGGGGTGCACCCCCTGGTCCGGCGCATCCCGGACCCCATGCGCAAGATCATCCGCAACCATTTCTACGAGTTCCTGGAGCGCATGCCCGCCGACTTCGACCTCGGGGGGGCATCCATCGGCAACCTGGTCCTGACCGCCGGGTATCTGTCCAACCGCCGCCAGCTCGACCCGGTCGTCTATCTCTTCTCCAAGCTGGTCCAGGTCTGCGGCGTGGTCCGCCCGACCGTGAACAAGGACCTGCACCTGGCCGTACGCCTGACCGACGGCCGGACCATCGTGGGCCAGCACCTGATCACCGGCAAGGAATCCGCCCCGCTCAAAGCGGCCGTGGAGGACATCTGGCTGACGTCCTCCCTGGACTCCGGGGAGCGCGTGCGCACGGCCATCCGCAACAAGGTCAAGGAGTGGATCGGCAAGGCGGACCTGATCTGCTACCCGCCGGGCAGCTTCTATTCCAGCGTGGTGGCCAACCTGCTGGCCGACGGCGTGGGCCGGGCCGTGGCCGCCAACACCTGCCCCAAGATTTTCGTCCCGTCCACGGGCGCGGACCCCGAGACCCCGGGCATGTCCGTGGCCGACCGGGCCGAGGTCCTCTGCCGCCACCTGCGCGCCGACGCCGGGGCCGGGAACGGCGAGGTCCTGGGCTACGTCCTGGTGGATGCCAAGAACGGCCGGTACGCGGGCGGAATCGACAAGAAACGCCTCGAGGAACGCGGATTCACGGTGATCGAGGCCCCGCTCGTCACCGAGCAGAGCGCCCCGGACATCGACGGGCGAGCGTTGAGCGAATTTTTGCTGTCGCTGTGCTGA
- a CDS encoding HprK-related kinase B: MKLTGTTRGQLAEAVKTACPAIRELHLDLGGCRIRVACSTDGLHDALTDYFKEFLAEPGEARIVISAHECPNVESDLAFNVKRPDPGKTKIKEEWVDLPDGRVVRKRLTGMHFLFGQGENVAVGPCLENANQVINFVNNRFIEWKLNRGGFLGHAAGVRWGERGISLAGFSGAGKSTLALHLMSKGTTFISNDRVMVEADGKGLVMYGVAKQPRINPGTALNNPDLRGIVEPGLREKFLSMPQDELWQLEHKYDALIDECYGPGRFELRCPMDALVILNWQRDDSPLRARLVDPRERTDLLPAFMKPTGLFYLPDDPARRDDPDAGAYAELLARGKVIEIDGGVDFDRASDVCLHFMETGLLPTD, from the coding sequence ATGAAGCTGACCGGCACGACCCGCGGGCAACTGGCCGAGGCCGTGAAAACGGCCTGCCCGGCCATCCGTGAACTCCACCTCGATTTGGGCGGCTGCCGCATCAGGGTGGCCTGCTCCACGGACGGACTACACGACGCCCTGACCGACTATTTCAAGGAGTTCCTGGCCGAACCGGGCGAGGCCCGGATCGTCATTTCGGCCCACGAATGCCCGAATGTGGAGAGCGATCTCGCCTTCAACGTCAAGCGGCCCGATCCGGGCAAGACCAAGATCAAGGAGGAGTGGGTCGACCTGCCGGACGGGCGCGTGGTCCGCAAGCGGTTGACCGGCATGCACTTCCTCTTCGGCCAGGGCGAAAACGTGGCGGTGGGGCCGTGCCTGGAGAATGCCAACCAGGTCATCAATTTCGTAAACAACCGGTTCATCGAGTGGAAGCTCAACCGGGGCGGTTTCCTGGGCCACGCGGCCGGGGTGCGTTGGGGAGAACGCGGTATCTCGCTGGCCGGGTTCTCGGGCGCGGGCAAGTCCACCCTGGCCCTGCACCTGATGAGCAAGGGGACCACCTTCATCTCCAACGACCGGGTCATGGTCGAAGCGGACGGCAAGGGGCTGGTCATGTACGGGGTGGCCAAACAGCCGCGCATCAATCCGGGCACGGCCCTGAACAACCCGGACCTGCGCGGCATCGTGGAGCCGGGCCTGCGCGAGAAATTCCTGTCCATGCCCCAGGACGAGCTCTGGCAACTGGAGCACAAGTACGACGCGCTCATCGACGAGTGCTACGGCCCTGGCCGGTTCGAGCTGCGCTGCCCCATGGACGCGCTGGTCATCCTCAACTGGCAGCGGGACGACTCGCCCCTGCGCGCGCGCCTGGTGGACCCCAGGGAGCGCACCGACCTCTTGCCCGCGTTCATGAAGCCCACGGGGCTGTTCTACCTGCCCGACGACCCGGCCCGCCGGGACGATCCGGACGCCGGGGCCTACGCCGAACTGCTGGCCCGGGGCAAGGTCATCGAGATCGACGGGGGCGTGGACTTCGACCGCGCTTCCGATGTATGCTTGCATTTCATGGAAACCGGCCTTCTGCCGACCGACTGA
- a CDS encoding GAK system ATP-grasp enzyme: MKIGVIGIEGGWSSEKLADTVAEKTGGERVLINMEDVRLDLPSGDAFYNGHNLTDFDALIIKKIGARYSPDLLDRLEVLRYLHEKGLRIFSSPYSILRALDRLSCTVSLQLKDIPMPPTTITESVDQALVALKNYGEAVFKPLYTSKARGMSVLRNGPDARAAIEEYRAENPIMYIQKTIDLGDLDLGIAFLGGEYLTTYARCKTNGAWNTTTASGGKYRPYEPAPEIIELARRAQADFNLDFTCVDVAITDNGPYVFEVSVFGGFRGIQETSGIDAAARYVDYVMERLK, encoded by the coding sequence GTGAAGATAGGAGTCATTGGCATCGAGGGCGGCTGGTCCTCGGAAAAACTGGCGGACACCGTGGCCGAGAAGACCGGCGGCGAGCGCGTGCTCATCAACATGGAGGACGTGCGCCTGGACCTGCCTTCGGGCGACGCCTTCTACAACGGGCACAACCTGACGGATTTCGATGCGCTGATCATCAAGAAGATCGGCGCGCGCTACTCCCCGGACCTGCTGGACCGCCTCGAGGTCCTGCGCTACCTGCACGAGAAGGGGCTCAGGATTTTCAGCTCGCCCTACTCCATCCTGCGCGCCCTGGACCGGCTGTCCTGCACCGTCTCGCTCCAGCTCAAGGACATCCCCATGCCGCCCACGACCATCACCGAATCCGTGGACCAGGCCCTGGTGGCGCTTAAGAACTACGGCGAGGCCGTGTTCAAGCCGCTGTACACCTCCAAGGCGCGGGGCATGTCCGTGCTGCGAAACGGCCCGGACGCCCGGGCGGCCATCGAGGAATACCGGGCGGAAAACCCGATCATGTACATCCAGAAGACCATCGACCTGGGCGACCTGGACCTGGGCATCGCCTTCCTGGGCGGCGAGTACCTGACCACCTATGCCCGGTGCAAGACCAACGGGGCGTGGAACACGACCACGGCCTCGGGCGGCAAGTACCGGCCCTACGAGCCCGCGCCCGAGATCATCGAACTGGCCCGCAGGGCCCAGGCCGACTTCAATCTCGACTTCACCTGCGTGGACGTGGCCATCACCGACAACGGCCCCTACGTCTTCGAGGTCTCGGTGTTCGGGGGCTTCCGGGGCATCCAGGAGACCAGCGGCATCGACGCGGCCGCGCGCTACGTGGACTACGTCATGGAGAGACTCAAATGA